CGCGCGGAACGCCTCGGCCGTCGCGCTCTCGGGGTAGCGCCACACGAACGGGATGCCCTTCTCGCCGGCCTGGACGACCGCGGGGTCGAGGGGGATCTTTCCGAGGAGCGGCACGCCGTACTCGCTCGAAAGCTCGTCGCCGCCCCCCTTGCCGAAGATGTCGGTCGTCTTGTGGCAGTGCGGGCACGCGAAGGCGCCCATGTTCTCGATGACGCCCGCGACCTTGAGGTGCATCGTGCGCGCGAACCCGATGCTCTTCTGGACGTCGAGCACGCTCACCTTCTGCGGCGTCGTGACGAGGATGACGCCGTCGGCGTCGCGCAGCATCTGCGCGATCGTGAGCGGCTCGTCGCTCGTGCCGGGCGGGAGGTCGATGATGAGGTAGTCCAGCTCGCCCCAGGCGACGTTGCCGAGGAGCTGCTGGATCATGTTCATCTTGATCGGGCCGCGCCAGATGATCGGCGCGTCGCGGCCCTTGAGGAAGAATTCGGTGCTCATCACGAGCAGGTTGTCGCCGAGCGCGACGGGGATGATCTGGTCCGCCTGGCCGCCGGGCTTCGCGTCCTCGAGGTTGAGCATGAGGGGCACGTTGGGGTTCGTGAGGTCGAGGTCGAGGAGGCCGACCTTCTTCCCCTCCTTCGCAAGGGCCGCCGCGAGGTTGACCGCGACGGTGCTCTTGCCGACGCCTCCCTTGCCGCTCATCACGATGTACTTGCGCTTGATGTGGCGCAGGTTCTCG
Above is a genomic segment from Candidatus Thermoplasmatota archaeon containing:
- a CDS encoding Mrp/NBP35 family ATP-binding protein — protein: MSALPTKPASAPGGMPVQTPQQQMQQALQAAKMQEAMKLRMAIAENLRHIKRKYIVMSGKGGVGKSTVAVNLAAALAKEGKKVGLLDLDLTNPNVPLMLNLEDAKPGGQADQIIPVALGDNLLVMSTEFFLKGRDAPIIWRGPIKMNMIQQLLGNVAWGELDYLIIDLPPGTSDEPLTIAQMLRDADGVILVTTPQKVSVLDVQKSIGFARTMHLKVAGVIENMGAFACPHCHKTTDIFGKGGGDELSSEYGVPLLGKIPLDPAVVQAGEKGIPFVWRYPESATAEAFRAAIAEIRKKEG